The genomic interval TCCTTCTATTGATTGCACCATTATGTTTTTACCTGTTTGCTTCTATACAGTTGATTTTGGTTGTTGTTTGCCatcttagttttatttttcctcttATGGATGGCATGCTTCTATACAGGGATTATCGCCTCGTGAATTGGGATTGCACCCTTCGAACAGCAATTTCTGACGTAGAGGTTGTTGAGACTTTTTATTGTGTATGATGGTGGTTGCAATTGCACGCATAACTAAAATTGATCTGTTTGTTTGAAATTTCTGTTTTGTTAGGTTGATTATCTAGAGATTAAAGAGGAAACTATGTTAAAGGTTCCTGGTTATAATACAACTGTACAATTCGGTGTGTTGATCTCTTTTGCATATCCACTTGAGGAAGGATTGGGTGAGATTATTGTCGCAACAACAAGAATCGAAACAATGCTTGGGGATACAGCCATTGCTGTTCACCCTGAGGATGGCAGATACAAGCATCTGCATGGTAGGTATGCAATCCATCCCTTCAATGGCCGAAAGCTCAAAATAATCTGTGATGCTGAGTTAGTGGATCCCACTTTCGGTACTGGGGCTGTCAAGGTAGGAGCTGATGCTGACTTCTTGACTATCTctgtttaatttaatctacTTGGATCTTCTGCATACACGTTTGCTGATCTTATATGCAGATTACACCTGCCCATGATCCAAATGATTTTGAGGTTGGAAAGCGACACAACCTTGAGTTCATCAATATCTTCACAGATGATGGGAAAATAAACAACAATGGAGGTGCACAATTTGTAGGAATGCCAAGATTTACTGCTCGAGTTGCTGTTATTGAGGCACTGAAGGCAAAGGTACTGCTAGATTTGCTAAATCATCCTTTCCCAGCATCTTGTGATCCAATCTCTAAACATTTCTTTGGACTATTGCTGGTTTGTTATGGATTTATGCATCATTGCAAAATAGTATCAGAGTGAAAAGCACTTACCATGAATGTTTTAGGGCATTcttgcatatttatatttttctataactcAGTCCAAAGAATAAATCTGATAGTGTATAGCGATAAGGAGTTAGTGGAATATAGCATGAAGGTTTCCTACTTTTGACATTGTCCTGTCCCCCATCctctctcatttttctattAGTGGGTCTCTTAGCACAGTATTACTTTTATGATAAATAAGATGTCTTGGTTTCTGTAGACATCAGTGgttctattaaatctcaaatcCTGCATTTTGTTAATGCTTTTATGGTCGGGTATCTATAACAACTATGTGTAAAACAGCATTGAACTGTTTATGTAACCGGATAATCTCACCAATTTTGTTCTGTCAGCTTTCTTTCCATTTGGTTTGCTGTGGGTTTTGTTCAAGTATTATTGAAGCTTGATTCTTACCACTTTATGTTCTGCAATATAAGGGCTTGTACAAGGAGACAAAGAAGAACGAAATGAGTTTGGGTGTTTGTTCAAGAACTAATGATGTGGTGGAGCCTATGATAAAACCCCAATGGTTTGTTAATTGCAATACCATGGCACAAGCAGGTATTGATGCTGTAAGGTCCAAAAGAATTGAGATTATTCCACAACAGTATGAGCAAGACTGGTATAGGTAATGTCTATCACCTTCTCATTTGTCAGTTGAGAATTATCTCACCTATTATTGCAAATGGCATCATATATAGGCAATGGAATTAGAAGGAAAATAATCCATCCATTGTCATGCCCTTACAGATGGCTTGCAAATATACGTGATTGGTGTATTTCGAGGCAGCTTTGGTGGGGACATCGCGTTCCTGCTTGGTATGTTATACTAGAAGATGATCAAGAGAAAATTCTGGGTTCTGATAATGGCCGTTGGATTGTTGCTAGAAACGAAAGTGAAGCAAACCTGGAGGCACAGCAAAAGTATCCTGGGAAGAAATTCGAGTTACATCAAGATCCTGATGTGTTGGATACATGGTTTTCATCTGGTCTCTTCCCATTAACCGTACTTGGTTGGCCAGATGATACAGCTGACCTTAAAGCTTTCTACCCTGGTTCGGTGCTAGAAACTGGACATGACATTATCTTCTTTTGGGTAGCACGGATGGTGATGATGGGGATGCAACTTGGTGGCGATGTGCCATTTGAGAAGGTAATGGCAATTGCATGGATGTGCTTCCTGTGCCATTAAAACTGTATTATAACATTTTAGCAGTTCAATCTATACATTTCATCCAGTTTTTACACTATTGTCTTTCATACAACAGTATAATTCTGATCGAAATTCAAACATGAAAAAATCTATCTTCAAATTGCTAGCTGTGGATGTTATAATGAAGGAGAAGTCTATTTGAGACTACTTCGTTCGTGAGCATCATTATTTTCTGCTCTGCCATTTGTCTTCAATAGGTCACACTAATTTCATCTGAATGTACTCTAGTAGCTtgttaattttggacatatattACATTTTTGTCAACATGCTACTTCGACTAGGCACAATACATGGTTGATTGGGAACTATCCTCAGCTGAACACACAAGTTTACCTTTTATTTCAGATTTTAAAATCTATTATTTTTCTTAGTTTGATTTTTGAATTACTTCGTAACCTAAGACGTGTTTAACTGCAACTAGAAGTATTACTTACACTGGTAAGTGAGGCGATTCTAGCTGAACACGCTTAAATTGGGGCTCTGCTCTCTTGCTCAGGTTTATTTGCACCCTATGATACGTGATGCTCATGGACGCAAAATGTCCAAGTCGCTTGGTAATGTCATTGATCCCGTTGATGTGATAAATGGCATTTCACTGGATGGTCTCCTCAAACGTTTGAAAGAAGGCAATCTAGATCCAAATGAATTGAACATTGCAACAGAAGGGAAGAAGAAGGATTTTCCTGATGGCATTGCTGAATGTGGTACCGATGCTCTCCGTTTTGCACTGGTTTCTTACACTTCGCAGGTTGTAATTACACCCATTTCAGTTTCTGTTGTATTATGCTTGCAATTCATCTCCTAATGGATTTCTCTCTTGGTTCACAGTCTGACAAGATAAACCTGGATATCAAACGAGTTGTTGGATATCGACAGTGGTGCAATAAATTATGGAATGCCATTCGTTTTGCAATGGGCAAGCTTGGCAATCATTACACTCCCCCTGCAACTATTTCTGTAACTACAATGCCACCAATATGCAAATGGATATTGTCAGTACTTAATAAAGCTATCGGCAAAACTGTCACCTCGTTAGAAGCATACAAATTTTCTGATGCTACATCTGCTATATACTCGTGGTGGCAGTACCAACTATGTGATGTGTTCATAGAAGCTATAAAGCCTTACTTCTTCAATGACTCTCAAGAGTTTGAATCAGCAAGAGCTGCCTCTAGAGATGCCTTATGGGTTTGCTTAGACACTGGTTTGCGCTTGCTCCACCCATTCATGCCTTATGTTACAGAAGAGCTCTGGCAGCGTCTTCCTCAGCCTAAAGATTCTTGTCGGAAAGATTCCATTATGGTATCAGAGTACCCATCTGTTGTTAAGGTATTATCTTAAAGAAGACATAATTTGTGTTTGGAAATATaattgaaccaatatataagatAGCACACATTTACCAATGGAGACATATCTTTCTTTATGACAGGAATGGACGGATGATAAACTTGAAAATGAGATAGATATTGCCTTAGATACTGTCAACAAACTAAGATCTCTGAAGCCACCATCTGATACAAATGAGAGGTGCGTGTATAATCATCTATCTTAATTTGTGTTATTCCTGTAATATACATGATGTGTTGTCAGATTCATTTTGTTCAATACGAAAGTGTAATATATCTCTTGCTTATTTTTCCACAAACAGACGACCTGCTTTTGCACTTTGCCGAGGCCAAGAGATTACTGCCACCATTCAGTGTTATCAGTCTCTAGTTGTGTCTCTTTCTTCCACATCATCTCTAAAGGTTCTGCCTTAAACTTCTGTACTattatgtatgcatgcatttcTCTATTAGCAAAATATTTAGATTGAAATTTATACTGAAACCTGGGATGGAGTATTATTAGTTTAGTACCTCATAAAACTTATGTTTCTTACCATCCATGCGTTTGAAAATTCCCCAAAAGTCCTGCCTGAGTTGAAAGATCTTGACAGAAGAACTGATCTGATATTTGAAACCATTCAGATCCTGACAGAGAATGATGAAACGCCACCTGACTGTGCAACAGCTGTTGTAAACAAAGATTTGTCTGTATACCTTCAACTCCAAGGAGCTCTCAATGCAGAAGTTGAGCTTGAAAAGCtgaggaaaaagagagaagaaattcaAAAGTAAGCGTACTTATGTTATCTCAAAATATCTTGAATGAAGATTTTCCTATGTTTCACTGTTCCCCTGCGCTAGAAGGATATAACTTACTATTACCATGCACGCAGGCTCCAACACGCACTGTCACAGAAAATGGAAGCTTCTGGTTACAAAGAGAAGGCTCCACAGAATGTCCAGGAGGAGGACATGAGAAAACTCACAAGTTTTTTTGAACAGCTAGAGATTATCAGTGAAGCTGAAAAGAAGCTAGATGCAAAAACTGGCAATAATTGACCCAGAAATCTCTGATGTGATTTTGAAGATGCACATTTGTTGAAGTTTATCTCAAATTTTTTGCATGGTTACCTTAATCATACCTGAATGCCCAGGTactcatttttatattttgcagCTTGAAGAGTATATTCACAGCATTATACTTTTGTAGTTTTGGTTGTCCAATCTTccgtttgaaaatattttttgtggtgTTGATTTTTCTTACCTGCGCCGCTTCGGCATCAGAATCATGGGCCGCTTGCTTTTATCATGTCCTTATTCGTTCTCTTGTGTTTTATGTTCATGTCAGAGTGTGCGTGCATGCAAGGGGTATGTTGGATAATTCTTTTAGTACGTTACGTATATATACACGAGTTTCTTATAATTAAGTGTACCAGTTAATCAAACTTTCCAGGGGTGAATTGCTAACGTGTGTTGCTTCTTGCATGTGCATCTGGAAGTTAttgcattttccttttttttttttgaactaaaTAGCGAGGAGAAGAGCCATTCATTAGCAATTGAATTTGACATGTAAAGTTAGGATTGTTTATACCTTATTGTGCATAATAATGTGCTAGTTCACATGCACAGCTGTCTATGCTATGGAAGAGAAGAAATGCAGCATTCAAAAGAGATGCCTACCCGATACAATCTTCCTATAGTAAAGTTGTTACTTCCTGCTTGTGGTATTGTTAGCAAGTCCTGCAAGTCTCAAATGACAAGACAGTGCTAAGCAACTTGTATCATATCGTTGATTTGCTGCTCTGCTTTCGGGGTTCCAGGGATGTTACTTGTTTGGCATGGCACCAGCTTCCAGGGAGTTGGAGCCCAGCGAGTCTAGGTTACTTCACAGCTCTTTAGAAATTGGAGTTCTATCAAACGGACTTATTTTtcagtgttttttttccttagtgGAGAATGCTTCATGCTTATTTTTATTGTGGAAAACCGTTcttgctgcttttttttttctgtgattaTATGTCACTGTTTTAACCAGTTTACTCCATGACCTGACAAAACTGAACCGTGTGAGACCCAACAAAATGTGTAATTGATTTGAACACGGTTAGCCCATGATGTGTGATTGATTTCGGAAGGTGATTCTGAAACTGATTGAATAGGCAGTAATGTATTTCTACAATCATTATACATTGTTTTACCGATCAAATTAAGCGAGATAGTTTTATTGTTGGCAccttgaattaaaaaaagaaaacatctaAAAGCGGCATTATACAGAAGATTCACACATACTACACTCAGACACACAAGTCACAAGTACGCCCCTTATGCCCCTTAACAGGCTAACACGCTAAAGCAGAGACTAGCGGCGTGTGCTTAATAACCAGTGCTTTGCCAAATGAGATTATCATCATCCAACGCAATACATACCATCAGTGCTTTGGTTACAAAGacgttttatttgaattctaacttTCCAAGCAATCATATGTTCATATGGTAATCTTAGTTAATTGATGCACTATTGAATTCCAAGTAATAAATCATATTGGTAATCTTAGTTTAATTGTTTTGTACTAACTAGGAAGTTATGATCACGGGGAACGTTGAGATTACCACGAATCTCGATTTACCGTAACGAAAGACGCACTAATCTACGTTAATCTAGGATCGATCTACGTAAATTCCTCGTTCGTTCTTCTATTTCTTACGTGCATCGGCCATGTTAAATATGGCTGATAAATTATCAACTTACCGAATTAAGTACGTACGTGTAGGTTTTCCTAAAGGAATATATTTGGTCATGCATGTCGCAAAGAAGCACAGTTTCTACTTAATTGGCGATTAAGAGACGAAATCGGTGTAGTTACACTAGATTAATTTGTACACTAGCGACATGATGAAGAAGTCAAGCAACGTACGTTCGTATATATCCCGAAACTTATTGCTGAGTTAACTCAAGCTTTGGCCGGTTCTCCTTGATAATCTGCGTCATATCAGACTCAAAACAAATCCCTGATAATTTCGatgtattttgaatttttatttcttcCAAAAAAATCCTTATTTCTTTACTATACTAATTCTTAGTTCTTAGATGAAAATAAAAGATATGCATGCTTTAATTGGAagaatataaaacaaaaaaaaatccacttgaTTCATTGTATCCATCGAGCCAGGCCAAAGTCCATATATATGTACCATGACGTCGTACCGCGCCACCCACGTCTCCAAGAAAAccaccgccatggccgtcggAGCAGAAGTCGGCAGCCATGGTTGTGATCCCCCGAAGACCATGGCGAACGCCGTCAAGAGCAAGCGGAGGTACGGCGACAATGCGGCCTTCGTCTctccgccgtgcgccgtcgggCCGTCCCCGTACTCCGCACCCTTCTCCTACGCCGCGCCTggcgtggcggcgacgacgacgacggcgagggacAATGTCGTCGCcttcgccagcggcggcggcggcgtcgcggcgacgacTCCGGCTCCGGCCAAGAAACGCGCTCGAGCGCAAGGCCAGTTTCTTGGCGCGGAtcacgtcgtcgtcgacctcgaCCCCGTCGTGAACCAAGCCAACCACCAAcaccagcaacaacaacaacaacacggcctccggcggaggacggcggaggccgcggagctcgagcggtggcggcggcacgcgaTGGCGTCGCTGGTGGACGCCGCGAAGCGCGCCGCGGTGATGAAGGACATGGAGATCGAGCGCGCGTGGGGCCTAAACCGCGCGCTGGTGGCGAGGCTGCGCGGCGTGCAGGCGCAGGCGCTGGCGTGGCGTGACGCCGCGCTGTCGAACCGGGCCGAGGCGACCGCGCTGCGCGCCGAACTGGAGCGCGCTCTccagcctccaccgccgccgccgccgccgcccgctgagCCGGGAGACGCCGAGTCGTGCTGCTACGGGGACAACGGCGACCTcctaggcggcggcgaggaggaggtgggcagCGACCGCCTGATCCACGAGGCCGGCGTGCCGGTGCTGCGGTGAGAGcgcgccggcacggcggcggcactGCCGGTGAACATTTGCCGTCGTAGATCGACGTAACTCAACGGAGCACACATGTTTTGCCTGCCGTCGTAGTTGGGTGTAACTCAAAAACTGGATTGAGCACATGTTTGAAGCTGACCTTATCTCTGGTGCCGATCGAatttgattattatttattctttaattttttaatatattttaatttctgAATTTTGGACCACCCGATTCTCTAGTTTACGCATGGCAAACAACTGCGCAAGAACTTCCCTAGTCGAAAGCATGCAGGATGTTCACATTCCATACCACATTTTAAAAGTTTGCAATTTCGCCAATGCCATCAAACTATGTATAACTAGTTTAGTTGAACTATCCAATGACAGATGACATGTTTAGTTTAAGTTAGACCGAGTGACCGACGAAGCGAAAGCAAGCTGTGAATCACATCCACCTACCAAATGTGAATCACACCGATCAGCTAGGACGTAAAACATCCAAATTAACAAACCTGCACAGTGGCATATCCGTCCTCCGTCGAGAAGTCGTAAAACatcaaaacatgcatatataatcATCGATCAACAGACAAATTTTATCAATCTGGTGACTGGTGTACGTAcaacctcaaaaaaaaaaaaatctgatgtACGTACTAGCTAACTGAACAAACAGCTAGCAACATAGATAACGAAGGTACTCTACTAGCTAACTAAGCAAACAGCTGcgagacgacgaggaggagaagatggcGGTCACATTGAGACCAAGATCATTCATATTCTCATATCCTCGTCATCCGCGTCGCCCTGGTcaatttcttttatcttttttttatgggCGGATTGTTACAGGAATTTGATCAAGTTAGCAGAGAAGAGTATGATCAGCATATATAGCGTAGTTCGCTCCTTTCACGTGGTAGATGTTAATGCTCCTCTCTATAGTTATGACGAAAACCGAAATGCTTATAGCATAAAGGGagagtagaaaaaaaagtagtgaaAACGATAAAATGTTAATGGCACTATAGTCCATATAAATCTCATTTAATTGTCCAATAGCATGGCGAACAAATCAAATTTCGTCAAATTTAAGTTACTCGAAGCGAAGCAAAGCTGTGGCCTGTGAATCACATCAACCGTGAGCTAGAAATGCACTGAATGATAACATGGCATTCTGTGCGCCGAGAAGTGAAACATCAGAACAGCCATGGTCATCTGAGTAGCTAATCGATTAACAGACAAACTAAGCAGCTGGAATACTAATAACCAAACAGTGCAACAAAGACGGCAGCAAAGGTAAGGAATGGCGTTGTTGCCTCTGAGAGCTGGAACCGAGAAGACGAGAAGCTGCCGGAGGCAGCAATGGCGGTCACGTTGAGCCCTCCTCTGTTACCATCAGCCAAGATCAGCACATCGTGCCGGACGCTCAGCACGGTTCCCTCTAGCGCGTTGTTGGAGACGTCGAGCACGCGGAGGGACGGCATCTGCAGGATGGACGCCGGGACCGTCCCGGTGAGGTTGTTGCCCGCGAGGAGGATCGCCTCCAGATACAGCAGCGAGGCGAAGGCCGGGTCGATGGTCCCGTTGATGCCGAGGCGTGACAGGTTCACCCCGGTCACCTTgttccgcccgccgccgccgccatcgccatcgccgcagTGTATACCGAGCCAACCGTCGCACGGATCGTCTCGCCTCCAGCTCACGGCGAGAATCTCCGGGTAGTGGAACGCGGCGGCTACCGACAGGAGAGAGCTGGTCTCCTGATCGCAAGGGCCGTGCACGTCCAGGCGGCAGAAGCTCCCCTTGACAGCTGCCTCGGCGAAGTCCGTTTTCACCGAGTCAGGGAGCTCCGGCACTGGCCCCTGCAACAGGTTGTCGGAGACAGACACCCACGAAAGGCGCCAGACCCGGGCCAATGACGGAGGCACGACGCCGGTGAGCCGGTTGTGAGCGACGGAGAAGACGCTCAGCAAGTAGAGGCCGCTCAGGTCGGCGGGGAAAGGGCCGGAGAAGTGGTTGTGGTCGAGGCGGAGGTCGGTGATGGACGACGCGAGGTTGTTGATGAAGTTGATCGATCCAGAGAGCCCGTTGCTGCTCAGGTCAAGCTTGGCGATGCTCTGGCTCACCAACTTCTCCGGCACAACACCGGTGAGACGGTTCCTGGCGAGCGACACCTCAGCCAAGGCAGGGAACGCGCCGAGGTTGCCGAGAAAAACCTGCAACGTGCCGTTGATGTTGGCATTGCTGGCATTGAACACCCTTAGCtccgtgagagagaggagatccGACCACAGACCCCACTCCTCGAGTCTTGGGTTGTCGCTGATGGAGAAGTAGTGCAACTCAGGCATGCCGCGGAAGAAGGAATGCGGCAAGCCGCTGAAGGCGTTGCCGTCGAGGCGCAGAGTTAGCAGCCGGTCGAGGAAGAGCGTGGGTACCGGGCCGGTGAGGTTGTTGTCGCCGAGGTCGAGCATCCGGAGGTGGGAGAGGGAGCCGGCCTGCCGGTCAAGCTCCGGCAGAGTGCCGCCGCCACGGAGTAGGCCTCGCACGTCGATCTGGATGATCCTGTTGCCGTCGAAGGGGGCGCACGTGACACCGACCCAGCTGCCGTTGCATGGATCGGAGTCCGCCTTCCAGCCGAGCAGGCGCtccgcgcccgtcgccgccgcgagacGGTGCATGTACTCTTGGTCTGCCGTGCTCGTCTCGGCAACGGGGAGTCGGGTGGCAGATTGGAGCAAGACAAGGATAACGAGCAACGGAGGCACGGCCAGCTTGGCCATTGTTGGCTTTGCTGTTTATTCTATCGCGAGCATTGAGTaagaagcagaggaggaggaggcaggcaggcagggtAGGCAATACAAGCAGCAGGCGAGGCACGACGAGCTGGCTTGCTCAGGCTCGATGAACCACAGTGGGGCTCATCCACAAATGGTAGAGGTCACAGGCAATGAGTACACCACTGTAGAGCTCCCACATTTGTGGTCAAATGGGCATAATTAGTTTCTATATTTGAGGGCATAAACTTGTTGTCCCTGACATGTAAAGTGATAGAGAAACCAAGTTCATGGTCCCAGCCTTTGACCTTGCCCTGGAGTGGCATATATATTGCTTGCTCACATTTTCTCCAACAGCATATGCAATGCTGGCATATAAGTATGTGACCAGAGTAACAGACAGCAGAGCTTTGCCTACGGGCTGCAACTCCAATCCTCTCAAAGTCGTTCTCAGCTGAAGCAAGCCATGTTTGCACTACATATACACGAGGCATATACAAATCGGGTGCCcgattcttttttcaaaaattagaCACTTTTTTACCAAGTAGATCGTATATGTTTcactaaatactccctccatactggTAAAAAATGACGTTTAGGACAGCATTTAGCATACCAAGGAGTGATTAATTAGGGATATTTTTCCCTGTCTGCCCCTATTAAATAGGGTTGCGCGTAGCATTCCACACGAGAAACTTACTTAAGTGGCTAGTGCACCAAGGCTGGAGTCCTCGGGACCCAGTTTCGAATCCTGGCGGGGGCAAGCTGGTCGCTTGGTTTTGCATGGCACTGTTTTGACGCTGAAATTTTTTGGAgtacataaaaaaatgtttcagtcttTTAAAAAGCTAAAACACAACCAAATTacctcatgaaacattttgctacaacgtatgaaatAACGTTTCCAAAAAATCGAGCGCTGcttcaccctatataaaaacaaatgtttcagcaaatgtgaaaaaatatttcaattcattgcaacatttgatccatacatagtgaaacattatgagtatactaggtgaaacatttttggtgggaaaaaataaaacggattcccttaatagagggtttccataatatgtgagtgatttgttgcaaaagaatatttcaattaactgtaacatttgatccacacatagtgaaacatcatgagtacagtaggtgaaacattttggtggaacaaaaaaataaaacggattcccttaatagagggttttcataatatgtgggtgatttgttgcaacagCGTGCGTGGCATGGACACGTGGCGGGAGCGGCACAGGACATGTGGCGGgggtggcgcgcgcgcgtgggagGCGCAGCGCCTTGACGCCTGATTTTAACTCTCCCCGTCAGGCGCCCGATTTGAGGCAATTTTGTCATATACATGTACAAAGTTTGTACATATGCTTATGAGCAATTTTACCATTCAACAtttggtacctcgaggtacaacattttatatataaaattttggtacTTCGAGGTATCACATTTTATACTAAAAAGTATCCCGAGATACCAAAAATTTGTGGTACCTAGAGGTATCAAATGTTGTATGATAAAATTATTCTATGCGTATAcctgtacatatacatatatgaaaaaaaaatctaacagctcatgaaaaaaaatgcaaatgaGCCTAGTCCAATACAATATGAAAACTTTGTAgtactatataaaagttttctacTAGTGTATAGAAACTTACTACTATAAATTTCGTACACAAGAAATCAACTATCTCGAATTGGGCCAGAAATTAAAAAAAGcccaaaaaatgaaaaacatgtacatgtgcaaaaaaaaaaggaggaaaaacataaaatGAGCGAACTAGTCATCACATGGCAGGATGCGTGCGTGACTAGCTGCTAATTAGCGTTTGCGAAGCATAGAAGGAAGCAACTTGAATTCA from Oryza glaberrima chromosome 3, OglaRS2, whole genome shotgun sequence carries:
- the LOC127765297 gene encoding valine--tRNA ligase, mitochondrial 1-like: MSSVTPAADAQPLDEKELERKLKKDQKAKEKEEKRLKAKAKEAARLQAQAASDGPKKSEKKQRKKAVEDENPEDFIDPDTPHGQKKFLASQMAKQYSPTAVEKSWYSWWESSGYFGADAASSKPPFVIVLPPPNVTGALHIGHALTVAIEDSMIRWRRMSGYNALWVPGVDHAGIATQVVVEKKLMRERNLTRHDIGREEFVSEVLKWKDEYGGTILNQLRRLGASLDWSRECFTMDKPRSKAVTEAFVRLYKQGLIYRDYRLVNWDCTLRTAISDVEVDYLEIKEETMLKVPGYNTTVQFGVLISFAYPLEEGLGEIIVATTRIETMLGDTAIAVHPEDGRYKHLHGRYAIHPFNGRKLKIICDAELVDPTFGTGAVKITPAHDPNDFEVGKRHNLEFINIFTDDGKINNNGGAQFVGMPRFTARVAVIEALKAKGLYKETKKNEMSLGVCSRTNDVVEPMIKPQWFVNCNTMAQAGIDAVRSKRIEIIPQQYEQDWYRWLANIRDWCISRQLWWGHRVPAWYVILEDDQEKILGSDNGRWIVARNESEANLEAQQKYPGKKFELHQDPDVLDTWFSSGLFPLTVLGWPDDTADLKAFYPGSVLETGHDIIFFWVARMVMMGMQLGGDVPFEKVYLHPMIRDAHGRKMSKSLGNVIDPVDVINGISLDGLLKRLKEGNLDPNELNIATEGKKKDFPDGIAECGTDALRFALVSYTSQSDKINLDIKRVVGYRQWCNKLWNAIRFAMGKLGNHYTPPATISVTTMPPICKWILSVLNKAIGKTVTSLEAYKFSDATSAIYSWWQYQLCDVFIEAIKPYFFNDSQEFESARAASRDALWVCLDTGLRLLHPFMPYVTEELWQRLPQPKDSCRKDSIMVSEYPSVVKEWTDDKLENEIDIALDTVNKLRSLKPPSDTNERRPAFALCRGQEITATIQCYQSLVVSLSSTSSLKILTENDETPPDCATAVVNKDLSVYLQLQGALNAEVELEKLRKKREEIQKLQHALSQKMEASGYKEKAPQNVQEEDMRKLTSFFEQLEIISEAEKKLDAKTGNN
- the LOC127766380 gene encoding receptor protein kinase TMK1-like, whose translation is MAKLAVPPLLVILVLLQSATRLPVAETSTADQEYMHRLAAATGAERLLGWKADSDPCNGSWVGVTCAPFDGNRIIQIDVRGLLRGGGTLPELDRQAGSLSHLRMLDLGDNNLTGPVPTLFLDRLLTLRLDGNAFSGLPHSFFRGMPELHYFSISDNPRLEEWGLWSDLLSLTELRVFNASNANINGTLQVFLGNLGAFPALAEVSLARNRLTGVVPEKLVSQSIAKLDLSSNGLSGSINFINNLASSITDLRLDHNHFSGPFPADLSGLYLLSVFSVAHNRLTGVVPPSLARVWRLSWVSVSDNLLQGPVPELPDSVKTDFAEAAVKGSFCRLDVHGPCDQETSSLLSVAAAFHYPEILAVSWRRDDPCDGWLGIHCGDGDGGGGGRNKVTGVNLSRLGINGTIDPAFASLLYLEAILLAGNNLTGTVPASILQMPSLRVLDVSNNALEGTVLSVRHDVLILADGNRGGLNVTAIAASGSFSSSRFQLSEATTPFLTFAAVFVALFGY